The following are encoded in a window of Rosa chinensis cultivar Old Blush chromosome 4, RchiOBHm-V2, whole genome shotgun sequence genomic DNA:
- the LOC112197666 gene encoding FCS-Like Zinc finger 8, with protein sequence MADSNSLPSPRPVSSFFSTPRLFTSFTSKPFSETEAVMSPTSILETKPFFGLRNPFWSESNTPKTPEPETKRHWDKLDSKGIGLAIVDALIDDDGSDPKPSKPQSRMVIFGSQLKIQIPPLPSSVLPSSESPKLEAVFGIERTNSPLGPFSSGLSQSPAKKSPFGTVSSGIETPVSPQVFKGCLSVSEMELSEDYTCVISHGPNPRTTHIFDNCVVESCDGVPELSPIRKENVSSYPSESFLSFCYHCKKNLGQGKDIYMYRGEKAFCSSECRYQEMMLEEEGS encoded by the exons ATGGCGGACAGTAACTCTCTGCCTTCTCCTAGACCCGTTTCATCTTTCTTCTCCACTCCGAGATTGTTCACTAGCTTCACCTCAAAACCCTTCTCTGAAACTGAAGCTGTTATGAGCCCAACTTCCATTCTGGAAACCAAGCCATTCTTTGGTCTAAGAAACCCATTCTGGTCCGAATCAAATACACCCAAAACCCCAGAACCCGAAACCAAACGCCACTGGGACAAATTGGACTCCAAAGGCATTGGCCTTGCCATTGTTGATGCTCTAATTGACGATGATGGCTCTGATCCAAAACCATCAAAGCCCCAAAGCCGAATGGTTATTTTCGGTTCACAGCTCAAGATTCAAATCCCTCCTCTGCCATCCTCTGTTCTTCCCTCTTCTGAATCACCAAAACTTGAAGCCGTTTTCGGAATCGAAAGAACGAATTCTCCTTTGGGTCCTTTCTCTTCCGGCCTGTCTCAATCTCCGGCTAAGAAATCCCCATTTGGGACTGTCAGTTCCGGCATTGAGACTCCTGTTTCGCCTCAGGTTTTCAAGGGGTGTCTCTCTGTTAGTGAAATGGAGCTCTCTGAGGATTATACTTGTGTGATTTCTCATGGGCCAAATCCAAGAACTACTCATATCTTTGACAACTGCGTTGTGGAGAGCTGTGATGGTGTGCCTGAACTTTCCCCAATCCGGAAGGAAAACGTGTCAAGTTACCCATCTGAGAGTTTCCTCAGCTTCTGCTACCATTGCAAGAAGAATCTTGGGCAGGGCAAAGATATTTACATGTACAG AGGTGAGAAGGCGTTCTGCAGCAGTGAATGCCGTTATCAGGAGATGATGTTGGAGGAAGAAGGAAGCTGA